One Leucobacter muris DNA segment encodes these proteins:
- a CDS encoding DUF3488 domain-containing protein gives MALALGVWAAWPIYRTPWLWLVAGVALVLGAGIAWLRDRLRLGPIVLAAVTLAAFALTVVPVAVPEAMPPARGGGGLLRGLLDGLAAVALGWKQLLTLTLPVGTYRTVLVPAYVVFLLTALLTGILARRSARAATLAAVPLLAPVAFGTVFGASQLSAPLHIGALTVAAPREIGLWLAAAAVAAVWVAFVSGEERRAALKLGRAAGSVARGRSGASRVLVGAGIVVVALVAGTALAPVLDAGARAVPRDRIDPEIVVRERPSPLAAYRSSKRDAALDAPLFSVSSTGALPERLRLAVLDAYDGVDFHISDDAAGRFTRFPSGDRIVDPERVTVRIDEGYSDIWAPAAPLGSPPVFTGTRADELADAFYVNRETGGAIAVPRAAASGSGSAAGSGSAAAGTASGATDRAIGLAAGDGYSADMQTAPDPAIDRLGEPGAPSFDVDTAPELGAWIERQHQPGGAEGLAELIDRLRQRGYLSHSMSGGEGERLWLDRLSERYGTQFEPSAGGHSLARIESLFEQLNAQQLAAGESATSAQLVAGVGDDEQFATAAALIARALGYDARVVVGVRLGGEDQGVDGVPACSGECAGEHLAAWIEARGDRGEWVPLDVTPQVEQRPERLEQGEQLPEFPTTPEERDAREADPPVGLGEQGDGDDPDAPVPGASALWPVLRAAGLSLAALALLAAPFLFLPLAKRVRARRRRSERVPELRALGAWEEMVDRARDAGVPVPGNAARSEIAAVLGTAPALWAAAQVDRAVFSPRGIDPGTVDQLWRAADADRDERAVGMSAMARLRAAYSLRSYGIGVGRRGRPHPGGERA, from the coding sequence GTGGCGCTCGCGCTCGGCGTGTGGGCGGCCTGGCCCATCTACCGCACGCCGTGGCTCTGGCTCGTCGCCGGGGTCGCGCTCGTGCTGGGCGCGGGCATCGCGTGGCTGCGGGATCGGCTGCGCCTCGGCCCGATCGTGCTGGCGGCCGTGACGCTCGCGGCCTTCGCGCTCACGGTCGTGCCGGTCGCGGTGCCCGAGGCGATGCCGCCGGCGCGCGGCGGCGGGGGGCTGCTGCGCGGACTGCTCGACGGGCTCGCCGCCGTCGCCCTGGGATGGAAGCAGCTGCTCACCCTCACGCTGCCGGTCGGCACCTACCGCACGGTGCTCGTGCCCGCCTACGTGGTGTTCCTGCTCACGGCGCTGCTCACCGGCATTCTCGCCCGCCGGTCGGCCCGCGCGGCGACGCTCGCGGCGGTGCCCCTGCTCGCACCCGTCGCCTTCGGCACGGTGTTCGGGGCGTCTCAGCTGAGCGCCCCGCTGCACATCGGCGCTCTCACCGTCGCGGCGCCTCGTGAGATCGGGTTGTGGCTCGCGGCCGCAGCGGTGGCGGCCGTCTGGGTGGCGTTCGTCTCGGGCGAGGAGCGCCGCGCCGCCCTCAAGCTCGGCCGTGCGGCCGGCAGCGTCGCGCGCGGACGGAGCGGGGCGTCGCGGGTGCTCGTCGGCGCGGGGATCGTGGTGGTCGCGCTCGTCGCGGGCACCGCGCTCGCCCCCGTGCTCGACGCGGGGGCCCGTGCCGTGCCGCGCGACCGCATCGATCCCGAGATCGTGGTGCGCGAGCGGCCGAGCCCGCTCGCCGCCTACCGCAGCTCCAAGCGCGACGCCGCTCTCGACGCGCCCCTCTTCTCGGTCTCGTCGACGGGCGCGCTGCCCGAGCGGCTGCGCCTCGCGGTGCTCGACGCCTACGACGGGGTCGACTTCCACATCAGCGACGACGCGGCCGGGCGCTTCACCCGCTTCCCGAGCGGCGATCGTATCGTCGACCCCGAGCGGGTCACGGTGCGGATCGATGAAGGGTACTCCGACATCTGGGCGCCCGCGGCTCCGCTCGGCAGCCCGCCCGTGTTCACGGGCACGCGGGCCGACGAGCTCGCCGACGCGTTCTACGTGAACCGTGAGACGGGCGGTGCGATCGCGGTGCCCCGCGCGGCCGCGTCCGGATCGGGGAGCGCCGCCGGATCGGGGAGCGCCGCCGCGGGGACCGCCTCCGGCGCGACCGACCGCGCCATCGGGCTCGCCGCGGGCGACGGCTACTCCGCCGACATGCAGACCGCCCCGGATCCCGCGATCGACCGGCTCGGGGAGCCCGGCGCGCCGAGTTTCGACGTCGACACCGCGCCCGAGCTCGGCGCGTGGATCGAGCGCCAGCACCAGCCCGGCGGCGCCGAGGGCCTCGCCGAACTCATCGATCGGCTGCGGCAGCGCGGCTACCTGAGCCACTCGATGAGCGGCGGCGAGGGGGAGCGCCTGTGGCTCGACCGGCTGAGCGAGCGGTACGGCACCCAGTTCGAGCCGAGTGCCGGCGGTCACTCCCTCGCCCGCATCGAGTCCCTCTTCGAGCAGCTCAACGCGCAGCAGCTCGCCGCGGGCGAGAGCGCGACCTCCGCGCAGCTCGTGGCCGGCGTCGGCGACGACGAGCAGTTCGCGACGGCCGCCGCGCTCATCGCGCGCGCGCTCGGCTACGACGCGCGAGTGGTGGTCGGAGTGCGGCTCGGGGGAGAGGATCAGGGGGTCGACGGCGTGCCGGCATGCTCGGGCGAGTGCGCGGGCGAGCATCTCGCGGCCTGGATCGAGGCGCGCGGCGACCGCGGCGAGTGGGTGCCGCTCGACGTCACGCCGCAGGTCGAGCAGCGGCCGGAGCGGTTGGAGCAGGGCGAGCAGCTGCCCGAGTTCCCGACGACCCCGGAGGAGCGCGACGCCCGCGAGGCGGATCCCCCGGTGGGGCTCGGCGAGCAGGGGGACGGCGACGATCCCGACGCCCCCGTGCCCGGCGCGTCGGCGCTCTGGCCGGTGCTGCGCGCCGCGGGCCTCTCGCTCGCAGCACTCGCCCTGCTGGCCGCGCCCTTCCTCTTCCTGCCCCTCGCGAAGCGCGTGCGCGCTCGCCGCAGGCGTTCCGAGCGGGTGCCCGAGCTGCGCGCGCTCGGAGCCTGGGAGGAGATGGTGGATCGCGCCCGCGACGCCGGGGTGCCGGTGCCGGGCAACGCGGCGCGCAGCGAGATCGCCGCGGTGCTGGGCACCGCGCCCGCGCTGTGGGCGGCTGCGCAGGTGGATCGCGCCGTGTTCTCGCCGCGC